The following are encoded in a window of Rissa tridactyla isolate bRisTri1 chromosome 3, bRisTri1.patW.cur.20221130, whole genome shotgun sequence genomic DNA:
- the KAT14 gene encoding cysteine-rich protein 2-binding protein isoform X1 has protein sequence MQTPSRMANNVHMSGLLSRHDDEATRTSTSEGLEEGEVEGETLLIVESEDQASVDLSHDQSGDSLNSDEGDASWMEEMSYYCEKCQKWIPASQLREQLSYLKGDNFFRFTCCDCSEDGKEQFERLRLTWQQVVMLAMYNLSLEGTGRQGYFRWKEDICAFIEKHWTFLLGNRKKTSTWWSTVAGCLSVGSPLFFRSGAQEFGEPGWWKLVHNKPPTMKPEGEKLSASALKAKAASKPPLDPIITVEGLRKRVSRNPVESAMELKEKRSRTQEAKDIRRAQKEAAGFLDRSTSSTPVKFSSRGRRPDIVLEKGEVIDFSSLSSSDRTPLTSPSPSPSLDFSAPGTPASHSATPSLLSEADLIPDVMPPQALFHDDEEMEGDGVIDPGIEYVPPPSGTAGAGTVIASRKKVKTAEQIKQEVESEEEKTERMEGDSEDPEESNASLQVRGRDKRKPQLEKDAKPRAPKHTSVSIYEEKLLLKRLEACPNAMSMTPEARRLRRKLIVRQAKRERGLPLFDLDQVVNAALLLVDGIYGAKEGGVSRSPVGQATYRTTSQDFRILDRYQTMLPAMKGYRQQTTKFLYRLVGSEDLLTDHSIVSPYTSRVLKPYIRRDYETKPPKLRLLAEIRAYPHRNDLNWKAEPEAPIDYCYVRPNHIPTINSMCHEFFWPGIDLSECLQYPDFSVVVLYKKVIIAFGFMVPDVKYNEAYISFLLVHPEWRRAGIATFMIYHLIQTCMGKDVTLHVSASNPAMLLYQKFGFKTEEYILDFYDKYYPLDSKECKHAFFLRLRR, from the exons ATGCAAACACCATCTAGGATGGCTAACAACGTTCACATGAGTGGGCTGCTAAGCCGCCATGATGATGAAGCCACCAGGACCTCCACCTCAGAGGGCTTGGAGGAGGGTGAGGTGGAGGGGGAGACCCTCCTGATTGTAGAGTCTGAGGACCAGGCTTCGGTGGATTTATCTCATGACCAGAGTGGGGACTCTCTGAACAGTGATGAAGGTGATGCATCCTGGATGGAGGAGATGTCCTATTACTGCGAGAAGTGCCAGAAGTGGATTCCAGCAA GTCAACTGAGAGAACAGCTCAGCTACCTCAAAGGAGACAACTTTTTCAGATTTACTTGCTGTGATTGCTCAGAAGATGGGAAGGAGCAATTTGAACGGCTGAGATTAACGTGGCAGCAA GTTGTCATGCTGGCAATGTACAATTTGTCTCTGGAAGGAACAGGCCGTCAGGGGTACTTCAGGTGGAAAGAAGATATTTGTGCTTTTATTGAGAAACACTGGACTTTCTTATTAGGGAACAG GAAAAAGACTTCAACATGGTGGAGCACAGTCGCTGGCTGTCTCTCGGTGGGGAGCCCCTTGTTTTTCCGCTCAGGGGCACAGGAATTTGGAGAACCGGGGTGGTGGAAACTGGTTCATAATAAACCCCCAACCATGAAACCTGAAGGAGAGAAGTTGTCTGCATCTGCACTAAAGGCAAAAG CAGCTTCAAAGCCACCTCTGGATCCTATCATTACTGTGGAAGGACTCAGGAAGCGGGTAAGCCGCAATCCAGTCGAATCAGCCATGGAGCTGAAGGAGAAGAGATCTCGCACTCAGGAAGCCAAGGATATTCGGAGAGCCCAGAAGGAGGCAGCCGGCTTCCTAGACCGGAGTACATCCTCCACTCCCGTTAAATTCAGCAGTCGAGGCCGTCGTCCCGATATTGTCCTTGAGAAAGGAGAGGTGATTGACTTCTCCTCCTTGAGCTCTTCAGATCGCACTCCTCTGACaagcccttctccttccccatctctggACTTCTCTGCTCCTGGCACTCCAGCCTCGCATTCAGCTACTCCTAGCCTTCTCTCAGAAGCAGATCTCATCCCAGATGTCATGCCACCACAGGCTCTGTTTCATG ATGATGAGGAGATGGAAGGAGATGGAGTCATAGACCCAGGAATAGAGTACGTGCCCCCTCCCAGTGGGACAGCTGGTGCTGGCACTGTGATAGCAAGtagaaaaaaagtgaagacagCTGAGCAGATCAAGCAAGAGGTGgagagtgaagaagaaaaaacagaaaggatGGAAGGTGACAGTGAAGATCCTGAAGAGTCAAATGCATCGCTGCAGGTGAGGGGACGAGACAAGAGGAAGCCACAGCTGGAGAAGGATGCTAAACCCAGAGCTCCCAAGCATACCTCTGTTAGCATCTATgaggaaaagctgctgctgaagagactGGAAGCCTGTCCTAACGCCATGAGCATGACCCCAGAGGCCCGGAGACTGAGACGCAAACTGATAGTCAGGCAggccaagagggaaagaggaCTGCCGCTCTTTGACTTGGACCAAGTTGTGAACGCTGCTCTGCTCTTGGTCGATGGGATTTACGGAGCCAAAGAAGGAGGTGTTTCCAGGTCCCCAGTAGGGCAAGCAACGTACAGAACTACTAGCCAGGATTTCAGGATCTTGGACAGATACCAG ACAATGCTGCCTGCCATGAAGGGATATCGACAGCAGACAACAAAGTTTCTGTATCGACTGGTAGGCTCAGAAGACCTGCTGACAGACCACAGTATTGTCAGTCCTTACACATCCCGTGTCCTGAAACCGTACATCAG GCGCGATTATGAGACAAAGCCCCCAAAACTCAGGCTGCTGGCAGAAATCCGGGCGTATCCACACAGGAATGATCTCAACTGGAAGGCTGAGCCAGAAGCACCCATTGATTACTGCTACGTTCGCCCTAATCACATCCCCACTATAAACTCCATGTGCCACGAATTCTTCTGGCCTG GAATTGATTTGTCAGAATGCCTGCAATATCCAGACTTCAGCGTCGTCGTCCTTTACAAGAAAGTTATCATTGCCTTTGGCTTTATGGTGCCAGATGTGAAATACAATGAAGCTTACATCTCTTTTCTGTTAGTTCACCCTGAGTGGAGAAGAGCTGGGATTGCAACCTTCATGATTTACCATCTTATCCAG
- the KAT14 gene encoding cysteine-rich protein 2-binding protein isoform X2 gives MQTPSRMANNVHMSGLLSRHDDEATRTSTSEGLEEGEVEGETLLIVESEDQASVDLSHDQSGDSLNSDEGDASWMEEMSYYCEKCQKWIPASQLREQLSYLKGDNFFRFTCCDCSEDGKEQFERLRLTWQQVVMLAMYNLSLEGTGRQGYFRWKEDICAFIEKHWTFLLGNRKKTSTWWSTVAGCLSVGSPLFFRSGAQEFGEPGWWKLVHNKPPTMKPEGEKLSASALKAKASKPPLDPIITVEGLRKRVSRNPVESAMELKEKRSRTQEAKDIRRAQKEAAGFLDRSTSSTPVKFSSRGRRPDIVLEKGEVIDFSSLSSSDRTPLTSPSPSPSLDFSAPGTPASHSATPSLLSEADLIPDVMPPQALFHDDEEMEGDGVIDPGIEYVPPPSGTAGAGTVIASRKKVKTAEQIKQEVESEEEKTERMEGDSEDPEESNASLQVRGRDKRKPQLEKDAKPRAPKHTSVSIYEEKLLLKRLEACPNAMSMTPEARRLRRKLIVRQAKRERGLPLFDLDQVVNAALLLVDGIYGAKEGGVSRSPVGQATYRTTSQDFRILDRYQTMLPAMKGYRQQTTKFLYRLVGSEDLLTDHSIVSPYTSRVLKPYIRRDYETKPPKLRLLAEIRAYPHRNDLNWKAEPEAPIDYCYVRPNHIPTINSMCHEFFWPGIDLSECLQYPDFSVVVLYKKVIIAFGFMVPDVKYNEAYISFLLVHPEWRRAGIATFMIYHLIQTCMGKDVTLHVSASNPAMLLYQKFGFKTEEYILDFYDKYYPLDSKECKHAFFLRLRR, from the exons ATGCAAACACCATCTAGGATGGCTAACAACGTTCACATGAGTGGGCTGCTAAGCCGCCATGATGATGAAGCCACCAGGACCTCCACCTCAGAGGGCTTGGAGGAGGGTGAGGTGGAGGGGGAGACCCTCCTGATTGTAGAGTCTGAGGACCAGGCTTCGGTGGATTTATCTCATGACCAGAGTGGGGACTCTCTGAACAGTGATGAAGGTGATGCATCCTGGATGGAGGAGATGTCCTATTACTGCGAGAAGTGCCAGAAGTGGATTCCAGCAA GTCAACTGAGAGAACAGCTCAGCTACCTCAAAGGAGACAACTTTTTCAGATTTACTTGCTGTGATTGCTCAGAAGATGGGAAGGAGCAATTTGAACGGCTGAGATTAACGTGGCAGCAA GTTGTCATGCTGGCAATGTACAATTTGTCTCTGGAAGGAACAGGCCGTCAGGGGTACTTCAGGTGGAAAGAAGATATTTGTGCTTTTATTGAGAAACACTGGACTTTCTTATTAGGGAACAG GAAAAAGACTTCAACATGGTGGAGCACAGTCGCTGGCTGTCTCTCGGTGGGGAGCCCCTTGTTTTTCCGCTCAGGGGCACAGGAATTTGGAGAACCGGGGTGGTGGAAACTGGTTCATAATAAACCCCCAACCATGAAACCTGAAGGAGAGAAGTTGTCTGCATCTGCACTAAAGGCAAAAG CTTCAAAGCCACCTCTGGATCCTATCATTACTGTGGAAGGACTCAGGAAGCGGGTAAGCCGCAATCCAGTCGAATCAGCCATGGAGCTGAAGGAGAAGAGATCTCGCACTCAGGAAGCCAAGGATATTCGGAGAGCCCAGAAGGAGGCAGCCGGCTTCCTAGACCGGAGTACATCCTCCACTCCCGTTAAATTCAGCAGTCGAGGCCGTCGTCCCGATATTGTCCTTGAGAAAGGAGAGGTGATTGACTTCTCCTCCTTGAGCTCTTCAGATCGCACTCCTCTGACaagcccttctccttccccatctctggACTTCTCTGCTCCTGGCACTCCAGCCTCGCATTCAGCTACTCCTAGCCTTCTCTCAGAAGCAGATCTCATCCCAGATGTCATGCCACCACAGGCTCTGTTTCATG ATGATGAGGAGATGGAAGGAGATGGAGTCATAGACCCAGGAATAGAGTACGTGCCCCCTCCCAGTGGGACAGCTGGTGCTGGCACTGTGATAGCAAGtagaaaaaaagtgaagacagCTGAGCAGATCAAGCAAGAGGTGgagagtgaagaagaaaaaacagaaaggatGGAAGGTGACAGTGAAGATCCTGAAGAGTCAAATGCATCGCTGCAGGTGAGGGGACGAGACAAGAGGAAGCCACAGCTGGAGAAGGATGCTAAACCCAGAGCTCCCAAGCATACCTCTGTTAGCATCTATgaggaaaagctgctgctgaagagactGGAAGCCTGTCCTAACGCCATGAGCATGACCCCAGAGGCCCGGAGACTGAGACGCAAACTGATAGTCAGGCAggccaagagggaaagaggaCTGCCGCTCTTTGACTTGGACCAAGTTGTGAACGCTGCTCTGCTCTTGGTCGATGGGATTTACGGAGCCAAAGAAGGAGGTGTTTCCAGGTCCCCAGTAGGGCAAGCAACGTACAGAACTACTAGCCAGGATTTCAGGATCTTGGACAGATACCAG ACAATGCTGCCTGCCATGAAGGGATATCGACAGCAGACAACAAAGTTTCTGTATCGACTGGTAGGCTCAGAAGACCTGCTGACAGACCACAGTATTGTCAGTCCTTACACATCCCGTGTCCTGAAACCGTACATCAG GCGCGATTATGAGACAAAGCCCCCAAAACTCAGGCTGCTGGCAGAAATCCGGGCGTATCCACACAGGAATGATCTCAACTGGAAGGCTGAGCCAGAAGCACCCATTGATTACTGCTACGTTCGCCCTAATCACATCCCCACTATAAACTCCATGTGCCACGAATTCTTCTGGCCTG GAATTGATTTGTCAGAATGCCTGCAATATCCAGACTTCAGCGTCGTCGTCCTTTACAAGAAAGTTATCATTGCCTTTGGCTTTATGGTGCCAGATGTGAAATACAATGAAGCTTACATCTCTTTTCTGTTAGTTCACCCTGAGTGGAGAAGAGCTGGGATTGCAACCTTCATGATTTACCATCTTATCCAG
- the KAT14 gene encoding cysteine-rich protein 2-binding protein isoform X3, producing MQTPSRMANNVHMSGLLSRHDDEATRTSTSEGLEEGEVEGETLLIVESEDQASVDLSHDQSGDSLNSDEGDASWMEEMSYYCEKCQKWIPASQLREQLSYLKGDNFFRFTCCDCSEDGKEQFERLRLTWQQVVMLAMYNLSLEGTGRQGYFRWKEDICAFIEKHWTFLLGNRKKTSTWWSTVAGCLSVGSPLFFRSGAQEFGEPGWWKLVHNKPPTMKPEGEKLSASALKAKAASKPPLDPIITVEGLRKRVSRNPVESAMELKEKRSRTQEAKDIRRAQKEAAGFLDRSTSSTPVKFSSRGRRPDIVLEKGEVIDFSSLSSSDRTPLTSPSPSPSLDFSAPGTPASHSATPSLLSEADLIPDVMPPQALFHDDEEMEGDGVIDPGIEYVPPPSGTAGAGTVIASRKKVKTAEQIKQEVESEEEKTERMEGDSEDPEESNASLQVRGRDKRKPQLEKDAKPRAPKHTSVSIYEEKLLLKRLEACPNAMSMTPEARRLRRKLIVRQAKRERGLPLFDLDQVVNAALLLVDGIYGAKEGGVSRSPVGQATYRTTSQDFRILDRYQTMLPAMKGYRQQTTKFLYRLVGSEDLLTDHSIVSPYTSRVLKPYIRRDYETKPPKLRLLAEIRAYPHRNDLNWKAEPEAPIDYCYVRPNHIPTINSMCHEFFWPGIDLSECLQYPDFSVVVLYKKVIIAFGFMVPDVKYNEAYISFLLVHPEWRRAGIATFMIYHLIQRVHVYQKQRL from the exons ATGCAAACACCATCTAGGATGGCTAACAACGTTCACATGAGTGGGCTGCTAAGCCGCCATGATGATGAAGCCACCAGGACCTCCACCTCAGAGGGCTTGGAGGAGGGTGAGGTGGAGGGGGAGACCCTCCTGATTGTAGAGTCTGAGGACCAGGCTTCGGTGGATTTATCTCATGACCAGAGTGGGGACTCTCTGAACAGTGATGAAGGTGATGCATCCTGGATGGAGGAGATGTCCTATTACTGCGAGAAGTGCCAGAAGTGGATTCCAGCAA GTCAACTGAGAGAACAGCTCAGCTACCTCAAAGGAGACAACTTTTTCAGATTTACTTGCTGTGATTGCTCAGAAGATGGGAAGGAGCAATTTGAACGGCTGAGATTAACGTGGCAGCAA GTTGTCATGCTGGCAATGTACAATTTGTCTCTGGAAGGAACAGGCCGTCAGGGGTACTTCAGGTGGAAAGAAGATATTTGTGCTTTTATTGAGAAACACTGGACTTTCTTATTAGGGAACAG GAAAAAGACTTCAACATGGTGGAGCACAGTCGCTGGCTGTCTCTCGGTGGGGAGCCCCTTGTTTTTCCGCTCAGGGGCACAGGAATTTGGAGAACCGGGGTGGTGGAAACTGGTTCATAATAAACCCCCAACCATGAAACCTGAAGGAGAGAAGTTGTCTGCATCTGCACTAAAGGCAAAAG CAGCTTCAAAGCCACCTCTGGATCCTATCATTACTGTGGAAGGACTCAGGAAGCGGGTAAGCCGCAATCCAGTCGAATCAGCCATGGAGCTGAAGGAGAAGAGATCTCGCACTCAGGAAGCCAAGGATATTCGGAGAGCCCAGAAGGAGGCAGCCGGCTTCCTAGACCGGAGTACATCCTCCACTCCCGTTAAATTCAGCAGTCGAGGCCGTCGTCCCGATATTGTCCTTGAGAAAGGAGAGGTGATTGACTTCTCCTCCTTGAGCTCTTCAGATCGCACTCCTCTGACaagcccttctccttccccatctctggACTTCTCTGCTCCTGGCACTCCAGCCTCGCATTCAGCTACTCCTAGCCTTCTCTCAGAAGCAGATCTCATCCCAGATGTCATGCCACCACAGGCTCTGTTTCATG ATGATGAGGAGATGGAAGGAGATGGAGTCATAGACCCAGGAATAGAGTACGTGCCCCCTCCCAGTGGGACAGCTGGTGCTGGCACTGTGATAGCAAGtagaaaaaaagtgaagacagCTGAGCAGATCAAGCAAGAGGTGgagagtgaagaagaaaaaacagaaaggatGGAAGGTGACAGTGAAGATCCTGAAGAGTCAAATGCATCGCTGCAGGTGAGGGGACGAGACAAGAGGAAGCCACAGCTGGAGAAGGATGCTAAACCCAGAGCTCCCAAGCATACCTCTGTTAGCATCTATgaggaaaagctgctgctgaagagactGGAAGCCTGTCCTAACGCCATGAGCATGACCCCAGAGGCCCGGAGACTGAGACGCAAACTGATAGTCAGGCAggccaagagggaaagaggaCTGCCGCTCTTTGACTTGGACCAAGTTGTGAACGCTGCTCTGCTCTTGGTCGATGGGATTTACGGAGCCAAAGAAGGAGGTGTTTCCAGGTCCCCAGTAGGGCAAGCAACGTACAGAACTACTAGCCAGGATTTCAGGATCTTGGACAGATACCAG ACAATGCTGCCTGCCATGAAGGGATATCGACAGCAGACAACAAAGTTTCTGTATCGACTGGTAGGCTCAGAAGACCTGCTGACAGACCACAGTATTGTCAGTCCTTACACATCCCGTGTCCTGAAACCGTACATCAG GCGCGATTATGAGACAAAGCCCCCAAAACTCAGGCTGCTGGCAGAAATCCGGGCGTATCCACACAGGAATGATCTCAACTGGAAGGCTGAGCCAGAAGCACCCATTGATTACTGCTACGTTCGCCCTAATCACATCCCCACTATAAACTCCATGTGCCACGAATTCTTCTGGCCTG GAATTGATTTGTCAGAATGCCTGCAATATCCAGACTTCAGCGTCGTCGTCCTTTACAAGAAAGTTATCATTGCCTTTGGCTTTATGGTGCCAGATGTGAAATACAATGAAGCTTACATCTCTTTTCTGTTAGTTCACCCTGAGTGGAGAAGAGCTGGGATTGCAACCTTCATGATTTACCATCTTATCCAG